The proteins below come from a single Rhizobium lentis genomic window:
- a CDS encoding alpha-glucosidase/alpha-galactosidase, whose product MSFKIAIIGAGSVGFTKKLFTDILCVPEFRDIEFALTDISEHNLEMIKAILDRVVEANKLPTRVTATTDRRKALEGARYVISCVRVGGLEAYADDIRIPLKYGIDQCVGDTICAGGILYGQRNIPVILDFCKDIREVAEPGAKFLNYANPMAMNTWAAIEYGKVDTVGLCHGVQHGAEQIAEVLGAKSVSELDYICSGINHQTWFIDLRLNGRKIGKDELVAAFEAHPVYSQQEKLRIDVLKRFGVYSTESNGHLSEYLPWYRKRPEEITRWIDMSDWIHGETGGYLRHSTEIRNWFETEFPQFLESASKPIDPAKRSNEHASHILEGLETNRVYRGHFNVKNNGVITNLPSDAIIESPGFVDRFGINMVSGVTLPEACAATCIASINVQRMSVHAAISGDIDLLKLAVLHDPLVGAVSTPEEVWQMVDEMVVAQARWLPQYADAVPAAKERLSKSKVQTRDWAGAARRNVRSIEELRAEKAALKQAV is encoded by the coding sequence ATGAGTTTCAAAATCGCTATCATCGGTGCGGGCAGCGTCGGCTTCACCAAGAAGCTGTTTACCGACATATTGTGCGTTCCCGAGTTTCGCGACATCGAATTCGCGCTGACCGACATAAGCGAACATAACCTCGAGATGATCAAGGCGATCCTCGACCGTGTCGTCGAGGCAAACAAGCTGCCGACCAGGGTGACGGCGACGACCGACCGCCGTAAGGCACTGGAAGGCGCGCGTTACGTCATCAGCTGCGTCAGGGTCGGCGGGCTCGAGGCCTATGCCGACGATATCAGAATTCCGCTGAAATACGGCATCGACCAGTGTGTCGGCGATACGATCTGCGCCGGCGGCATCCTCTACGGTCAGCGCAACATTCCGGTCATCCTCGATTTCTGCAAGGACATAAGGGAGGTCGCCGAGCCGGGCGCCAAGTTCCTCAACTACGCCAACCCGATGGCGATGAACACCTGGGCGGCGATCGAATACGGCAAGGTCGACACCGTCGGCCTCTGCCACGGCGTGCAGCACGGCGCCGAACAGATCGCCGAGGTGCTCGGCGCCAAGTCGGTGAGCGAACTCGATTACATCTGCTCCGGCATCAACCACCAGACCTGGTTCATCGACCTTCGCCTCAATGGCCGCAAGATCGGCAAAGACGAGTTGGTTGCCGCCTTCGAGGCGCATCCCGTGTATTCGCAGCAGGAGAAACTGCGCATCGACGTGCTGAAACGTTTCGGCGTCTATTCCACCGAAAGCAACGGCCATCTCTCGGAATATCTGCCCTGGTACCGCAAGCGGCCGGAGGAAATTACCCGCTGGATTGACATGTCCGACTGGATTCACGGCGAGACCGGCGGCTACCTTCGTCACTCGACGGAAATCCGCAACTGGTTCGAGACGGAATTCCCGCAATTCCTGGAATCCGCATCGAAGCCGATCGATCCCGCCAAGCGCTCGAACGAACATGCGAGCCATATCCTCGAGGGGCTGGAAACGAACCGGGTCTATCGCGGCCATTTCAACGTCAAGAACAATGGCGTCATCACCAATCTGCCGTCCGATGCGATCATTGAATCGCCCGGTTTCGTGGATCGCTTCGGCATCAACATGGTTTCGGGTGTCACCCTGCCGGAAGCCTGCGCTGCCACCTGCATTGCCTCGATCAACGTCCAGCGCATGTCGGTGCACGCGGCGATTTCGGGCGATATCGACCTGTTGAAGCTTGCGGTGCTGCACGATCCGCTGGTCGGCGCCGTCTCGACGCCCGAGGAGGTCTGGCAGATGGTGGACGAGATGGTCGTTGCGCAGGCCCGCTGGCTGCCGCAATATGCCGATGCCGTGCCGGCCGCCAAGGAGCGGCTGTCGAAATCGAAGGTGCAGACCCGCGACTGGGCGGGCGCTGCCCGCCGCAACGTCCGCTCGATCGAGGAGCTGCGTGCCGAAAAGGCCGCTCTGAAACAGGCCGTGTAA